In one Aromatoleum aromaticum EbN1 genomic region, the following are encoded:
- the phoB gene encoding phosphate regulon transcriptional regulator PhoB, with product MPANILLVEDELAIQELIAASLSRAGHRVVRASDAEEAAQRLRDALPDLVLLDWMLPGMTGIEFARRLRGDERTREIPIIMLTARGEEQDKVAGLESGADDYITKPFSPRELAARITAVLRRRAPQTTEDAVEAGDLRLDPVTHRVGCGDRPVALGPTEFRLLHFFMTHPERVHSRAQLLDKVWGDHVFVEDRTVDVHVRRLRAALEPSGHDQLIQTVRGSGYRFSLRIERGSVQ from the coding sequence ATGCCCGCGAACATTCTGCTAGTGGAAGACGAACTGGCCATTCAGGAGCTCATCGCCGCCAGCCTGAGCCGGGCCGGCCACCGCGTCGTACGCGCATCCGACGCCGAGGAGGCAGCGCAGCGTCTGCGCGACGCACTACCCGACCTGGTGCTGCTCGACTGGATGCTGCCGGGCATGACCGGCATCGAGTTCGCGCGCCGGCTCAGGGGCGACGAACGGACCCGCGAGATTCCGATCATCATGCTGACGGCGCGCGGCGAAGAGCAGGACAAGGTTGCCGGCCTCGAGAGCGGCGCCGACGACTACATCACCAAGCCGTTCAGCCCGCGCGAACTCGCGGCCCGGATCACCGCTGTGCTGCGCCGGCGCGCCCCGCAAACCACCGAAGACGCAGTCGAGGCCGGCGACCTGCGGCTCGACCCCGTGACGCACAGGGTCGGCTGCGGGGACAGGCCGGTTGCGCTCGGCCCGACTGAATTCCGCCTGCTGCATTTCTTCATGACTCATCCCGAACGCGTGCATTCGCGCGCCCAGTTGCTCGACAAGGTCTGGGGCGATCATGTCTTCGTCGAGGACCGCACCGTGGACGTGCATGTGCGGCGCTTGCGTGCGGCGCTCGAGCCGAGCGGGCACGATCAGCTGATCCAGACGGTGCGCGGCAGTGGCTACCGTTTCTCGCTCCGGATCGAGCGCGGCAGCGTGCAATAA